The following nucleotide sequence is from Allocatelliglobosispora scoriae.
CGGTCGCCAACGCGGGGGGTTATGTCGACTTCGGCGGGATCCCCCTCATCGTCGACCCGAACCCGGCCGACGGCCTGGTCGAGGTGGCCGTGGCGGTCGCCGTGACGGTCAGCCGCCCGCTGCGCCGCCCCACCACCCGCCTGGAGGTACGCCGAGCCCGCGGCCGCGCCGTCTCGGTCACCCCGCGCGACGGGGACCTGCCCTACGTCGAGGACGGCGTCACGGGCACCCTCACCCGCAAGCGCTCCTGGTGGATCGAGCCCGCCGCGTGGTCGGTGTTCGAGTAACCCGCCGGTCACGTTTTGCAGCAAAACGTGGCCTCCCGCCCGATTTCCGCCACGCTTTGCTGCAAACGTGACAGCGGGCCGCCAGGGCTGACATCAGCGCGGTTTGCTGCAGAACGTGGCGTCGCGGCGGCGAATAGGCACGCTTTGCTGCAAAACGTGACGGGTGTTTGGGCAGCGTGTGGCCGGTGTCGGCCATGGTCCCTATTCTGGGGACGTGGACGAGGACTACTGGCCCGAGGACGAATTCGACGGGGAGCCGACCGGGCAGCCGCATTCGCCACGCGCGGGGGTCCCCTTCGCCGTCCCGGCTCAGCAGGGCATTCCGGTCGCCGGTCAGGTCGAGGTCACGCCCTACGAGCCGGGTGGTCAGCTGCCGCCCGTGCCGGTGCCGGTGGTGCCGATCCCGGTCCGCCCGCACACCGCCCCGATCACGATCGCCCCGCAGGAGCCCTACCGTCCCGGTGACGGCCCGCGACCGCCCGTGGAGCGGCGTACCCCTGCGCAGGCCCAGCAGGCCGCTCAGCCGCAGAATCAGGCCGATTCGTTCTTCTCACCGCAGGTGAAGCCGTTGCGGCCGGAACCGGCCGCCGAGCCCGCCGACCTGCCGCAGACGCCGCACTCGGCCTGGGCCCAGCCGCCCGCCGCGGGCCCCCGCCCCCGCGACGAGGAGGCACCCGTCACCCGGCCCCCGAGCAGCCCCGTCGTGACGTCGATGGGCGTGCCGCACCAGGTGCCGCCTGCCCCGGTGCCGCGCCGACGGGTCGAGGAGCTGCCACCCGAGCACCCGGCGCCGGGAGTCACCGCCTTCCCGCCCCGGCTCGCCCTGCCCGCGCCCGGCGTCATCCCGGTCACGCCCCCCGACGAGGGCGGCTACATGCCGACGGCGGAGGAGTTCGCCCGGCGCCGGGCGGCTCGCCAGCCCGACCCGGTCGCGCAGATGGGGATCCAGGCGACGCTGAGCAAGGCGACCTTCGGCCTGGTCAGCCTGCCTCCGGGGCGACGCGAGCAGGAGCTGCGCCACGATGTGGAGCTGGTCCGGCGCAACTTCGGCGGGCTGCGGCAGATCACCGTGGTCAACCCCAAGGGCGGCGCGGGCAAGACCGTCGCGGTGCTGATGCTCGCCATGACCTTCGGCCAGAAGCGCGGCGGCTATGTGCTGGCCTGGGACAACAACGAGACCCAGGGCACCCTCGGCATGCGTGCCCAGCAGGACTTCCACAGCCGCACGGTGCGTGACCTGCTGCGCGACCTCTACGTCTTCCGGGGTGCGCAGGGCCGCGTCGGCGACCTCTCGCAGTATGTCCGGGCGCAGGGCGAGGGGATGTTCGAGGTGCTCGCGTCGGACGAGTCGGCGACGGCCGGCGAGATGCTGACCGACGTGGCGTTCGGCGAGATCCGCGACGTCGTCAGCCGGTTCTACAAGCTGATCGTGGTCGACACCGGCAACAACGTGCGCGCGCCCAACTGGCAGGCCGCCGTCGACGCCACCGATCAGCTCGTGGTCACGATGTCGGCGCGCAACGACTCCGCCGAGACCGCTGCCCGGATGCTCGACCACCTGGAGCAGTCAGGACGCACCAGGCTGGTCCGGCAGGCCGTCACGGTCGTCTCGATGCCGCAGCACCAGCGCGACCTCGATGCCGGTGCGATCGAGCGGCACTTCGCCGCCCGGACCCGGGCGGTCGTGCCGGTCCCCTACGAGCGGATCATCGACACGGGCGAGCCGATTCGCTATGGACAGCTCTCCGAGGCGACCCACGACGCCTGGTTGAAGGTCGCGGCCGCTGTGGCGGAAGGGCTGTAACACCCGCCGATCCGGCTGACGCGACACCCCGTCGATCGGGCGTATAACTGGAGGTCCGGAGCCTCCCCAGGAACCGGTATGCGAGGGCTCGACGCTTCGGCGCCGGGCCCTCGCTTGCGTTCATTCGAGCAGCAGGGCCGCGGCTTCGTCGACGTCGTCGGTGATGTGGATCAATTTCTGCTGGTCCCCCAGCGGCGACGACGCGAGCAGCGGCCGCAGCAGGGCCTCCACGGGCAGCTCCTCGGTCCAGAAGCGGCGGCCGAGGAAGATGAAGGGCCCGGAGAGGCTGACGGTGCCGTAGAAGGTCATCGTCGTCGCCTGGAACACCTCCTGCACGGTCCCCGCGCGGCCCGCCGCGAAGACGATGCCGCCCCGGGAGAGCTTGAGGATCAGCTCCTCCCGCGACGCGTTGCTGAACATCTTGCCCGCGCGGGCGGCGAAGAGGTTGGCCGGTTCGTGGCCGAAGAACCAGGTCGGGATCGAGAGCCCACCGGCTCTGTTCCACGGCGTACCCGGGCTCGGCGCGAAGCGCTCCCGCACGTCGAGCGCCGCGCGGGTGAAGGCCTCGCTGTCGTGGAAGTCGGTCGCCGCGCCCAGCTCGTCGATCGCCGCGGTGAGGTCGGCCGCCGGGCGGGTGGAGAGGTAGGAGCCGAGGTTCGCCGCCTCCATCACCCCCGGTCCCCCGCCGGTCAGGACCAGCCGGTCGGCGGCGCTGAGCAGCGACGCGAGCCGGGCGGCGTCGCGATAGCCGGGCGAGCCGCGGCGCTCGGCGTGGCCGCCCATGATCCCCACGATGCTGCCCGGCCCGTGCTCGGCGACCCACTCGCCGGAGTCGTGTGCCAGCGCGTTGTCGATGCCGTGGTCGTGCACCCGCTGCGCGAGCGCCTCCCGCAGGTCCGGGGTGGCGCCGCCGCGCTCGATGTAGTGCCGGTAGACGACGGTGTCGTACATCGCCTGGAAGCCGCCGGACTCGAAGCCCGCGGCGAGGTCGGCGGCGGTGTAGAGCCGCGACGGCTGGGTCGGGAAGGGGATGCCGTCGAAGGCCGGGACGACGTGCGCGCCGCGCCGGGTCAGCTCGGCGACCTGGGTCGGCGAGAGCGCGCAGCCGACGAAGAGCGCCCGGGTCACGTCGATCTCGGCGAGCTCGACCCCGGCCAGGTCGAGGCCCTGGATGGTGAGCTCGGCGACGCTGCCCCGGCGCAGGTGGCGAGTCAGCTCCTCGACCGACTCGACCTCGTTGGGGCTGTGATCGATGGGCGCGATGACGCGGGCGAGGGGCGTGGGCACGCTTCAAACATTAAGCGATGGGTACGCGTTTCCAACGCCCCACCGGAAGGGTGACTTCCTGCTCGCCGGAGATGCCGTTCTCGTCCATCGCGTTGAAGACCTCCAGCCGGACCCCGTCGAAGAGGAACTCCACGGCATAGAGCACGGTCGGGCGCCAGTGGGCTGCCATGACGCGCTCGATGA
It contains:
- a CDS encoding chromosome partitioning protein; its protein translation is MDEDYWPEDEFDGEPTGQPHSPRAGVPFAVPAQQGIPVAGQVEVTPYEPGGQLPPVPVPVVPIPVRPHTAPITIAPQEPYRPGDGPRPPVERRTPAQAQQAAQPQNQADSFFSPQVKPLRPEPAAEPADLPQTPHSAWAQPPAAGPRPRDEEAPVTRPPSSPVVTSMGVPHQVPPAPVPRRRVEELPPEHPAPGVTAFPPRLALPAPGVIPVTPPDEGGYMPTAEEFARRRAARQPDPVAQMGIQATLSKATFGLVSLPPGRREQELRHDVELVRRNFGGLRQITVVNPKGGAGKTVAVLMLAMTFGQKRGGYVLAWDNNETQGTLGMRAQQDFHSRTVRDLLRDLYVFRGAQGRVGDLSQYVRAQGEGMFEVLASDESATAGEMLTDVAFGEIRDVVSRFYKLIVVDTGNNVRAPNWQAAVDATDQLVVTMSARNDSAETAARMLDHLEQSGRTRLVRQAVTVVSMPQHQRDLDAGAIERHFAARTRAVVPVPYERIIDTGEPIRYGQLSEATHDAWLKVAAAVAEGL
- a CDS encoding LOG family protein, with protein sequence MPTPLARVIAPIDHSPNEVESVEELTRHLRRGSVAELTIQGLDLAGVELAEIDVTRALFVGCALSPTQVAELTRRGAHVVPAFDGIPFPTQPSRLYTAADLAAGFESGGFQAMYDTVVYRHYIERGGATPDLREALAQRVHDHGIDNALAHDSGEWVAEHGPGSIVGIMGGHAERRGSPGYRDAARLASLLSAADRLVLTGGGPGVMEAANLGSYLSTRPAADLTAAIDELGAATDFHDSEAFTRAALDVRERFAPSPGTPWNRAGGLSIPTWFFGHEPANLFAARAGKMFSNASREELILKLSRGGIVFAAGRAGTVQEVFQATTMTFYGTVSLSGPFIFLGRRFWTEELPVEALLRPLLASSPLGDQQKLIHITDDVDEAAALLLE